The genomic region GCCAGATCTCGCCAATGACCTGATCGCGGTCATCCACGAACTGCACCCGCACGCCGATGCGCGCACGGTCGTCGGTCCCGCCCATGACCCGCTCGGGGATCATGTCCAGCTCCAGGCGGTCGATGGGACGGTTGAACACGCGCCAGATCTGCCACGGGGCCTGGCTGCGGCTCTCCTGCACCAGAATGCGGCCATCCTGCAGCGACACCGGGGTCATCTGATACACCGCCACCTGGGGCGGCGGCGGCGCCACGCCCGCCTCGGCCAGGGTTTCACACCCTTCTGGGGCGCGGCCAATCAGCCAGCCGTTGCCGATAATGGGGCCGGGGGCGCGATTGAAATCATCCACAAAGAACTTCTGTGAGCCAAATTGCGGCGCTTCAGCCTGCGCCGCGCGCGGGGCGGCCGACCACAGCACGGTGAAGCAGGCCGCCGCCAACAGCAACGAGGAGACGCGGGAGGAGACAGCGGCGTTCTTGGGCATGGGATGCGGTATCCTGCTCACATGGCGCGTTGATATTGGCGATAGTAACGCAGCACTTTGGCCACGTAGTTCTGTGTTTCCGGGTAAGGAGGAATGCGATTGCCGTACTTTTTTACCGCGCCTTCTCCCGCATTGTAAGCAGCCAGGGTCAGACGCAGATCGTTGTTGTACATCAGCATCAGTTTGCGCAGGTGCTTTGAACCGGCGCGCACGTTGGCGCTGGGGTCGCGGCGATTGCGCACGCCGTACTGTGCGGCGGTGCGGGGCATCAACTGCATCAGCCCTACTGCGCCCTTATGGGACTCGGCGTCGGGATTGAAGCTGGACTCCACGCGAATCACCGCGCGCACCAGGGCCGGGTCGATGCGATTGCGCCGCGCCTCTTTATAAATCAGGCTGGCGTACTTGCCCGAATAGACCCCTTTGCGCCGACCGTCGCTCTCCACCCGCATCAAGCGCCGATAGCGTTTATCCGAGGGCTTGTTGGAGATGTGAATAACGCCATCCTTGTCCACAAAGGCGTAGATGTCCGCCAGCGCTGGCTGCGGCGCAGTCAGGACAATCCACGCCAATGCCACGCCAACCAGAAGCGCTGGGGCGCGCAGAGGGGAGAAGGATGGCAAAAGTCGTTTCATGGTTCGCAATGTGACGCACGGATCATGGTCTTGCTGTGTATGCCGCCGCATCGCCTGCATGCGATCAACGCCAACTCCCTTTTTATCAAGAGTGTCGGGATTTTGTCAAATTTGGCCGCCTGGGCGGGGCTGGGATTGCGTCTGTTGCGGCGTGATCGCCTCCAGTAGACGCAGTTTGCGAATGGGCTTGGTCAGGCACATGTCGCAGCCAGCTTGGATCATGCGCTCTTGCACTTCCCGCATGGCGTGCGCGGTCAGGCCGATGATGCGGGCGGCGGGCCACTCATTGCGCGCTTCCAACTCACGGATCTGGGTTGCGGCGGCATAACCATCCATGCCGGGCATCTGTACATCCATCAACACCACGTCGGGACGCTCCTCTGCATAGCGCTGAATCGCCTGTTCGCCATTGGTCGCCTCCAGTAGACGGTGCGGCGTGTGTTTGAGAAAGCTGCGAATCAGGAAGCGATTGTCCTCGGAGTCATCGGTAATCAGCACCGTCAGAAGCGCTTCGGCGGAGGCGCTCCAACTGGCGGCGCGCCCTGGATTGACGAGTTCGGATGGGATTTTCGGGGTCTGCTCTCCTGCGTGCATCTGCGCGTGTGGCAAGGGTAGGGCGAGGTGAAACACGCTGCCGGATTGTCCATCGCTCACCACCCAGAGATGACCATCCATCATGTCCGTGAGGTGGCGACAGATGGAGAGACCCAGGCCCGATCCCCCCATGCCTGCTTCATCCTTGGCGTGGGCCTGGGCAAAGGGTTCAAAAATCGCCTCCTGTTGGTCCAGCGGAACGCCGGGACCGTCGTCGATAACGCGGAAGTGGAAGATGGATTCGGCGTCTTCGGCGTGCTCGACCTCTAACCGCACGCCGCCACTGCGGGTGAATTTGATGGCGTTGCCCAGCAGATTGAGCAGAATTTGGCGCAGGCGCTGCGCGTCGCCCAGGAACAGCGCATCGGCGTCGTCGCAGTAGGACTGCTCCAGCATCAACCCTTTGCGTTCCGCGCGCA from Magnetofaba australis IT-1 harbors:
- a CDS encoding transglycosylase SLT domain-containing protein, with amino-acid sequence MALAWIVLTAPQPALADIYAFVDKDGVIHISNKPSDKRYRRLMRVESDGRRKGVYSGKYASLIYKEARRNRIDPALVRAVIRVESSFNPDAESHKGAVGLMQLMPRTAAQYGVRNRRDPSANVRAGSKHLRKLMLMYNNDLRLTLAAYNAGEGAVKKYGNRIPPYPETQNYVAKVLRYYRQYQRAM